In Romeriopsis navalis LEGE 11480, a genomic segment contains:
- the stpA gene encoding glucosylglycerol 3-phosphatase: protein MTVDRLDQQVLSLDHAQFIDILAQTENLLIIQDLDGVCMDLVKDPLNRQIEPDYVKATTAFDRHFYVLTNGEHIGKRGVNSIIERAIGTPDIVRQAALYLPGLAAGGVQWQNRQGEVEHPGVSEAELAFLAQVPERITQALETFFAARSELDPATITQGIAASVLDNIASPTANLNTLYELLDGQTSIFVPLQEAMQQLMEELQQAAAAQNLNESFFVHYAPNLGRDPAGQEIVWFAAEAASGTTDFQFMLKGGIKEAGVLALLNRYYHDRTGKYPLGVDFNVRQAPQNLNDLLALVQQKFDPTLMPTIVGVGDTVTSQAVESNGTITFKRGGSDRNFLQLIQMLGQAFNTGNITTYIDSSAGELKNRKPLPVDPAAQKVLEGPGDSRDQTDPLTLNVAFPGGYRQYSEAFQTAAAQRKTQS from the coding sequence ATGACTGTCGATCGCTTAGACCAGCAAGTCCTTTCTCTTGACCACGCGCAATTCATCGATATCCTCGCCCAAACAGAAAATTTGCTGATCATCCAAGATCTCGATGGCGTCTGCATGGATTTAGTGAAAGATCCGTTAAATCGCCAAATTGAGCCGGATTATGTCAAAGCGACAACCGCTTTTGATCGGCATTTTTATGTCCTCACAAATGGTGAGCATATTGGCAAACGCGGAGTTAACAGCATTATTGAACGGGCCATCGGCACACCGGATATCGTGCGTCAGGCAGCATTATATTTGCCCGGTTTGGCGGCTGGTGGGGTCCAGTGGCAGAATCGTCAAGGTGAAGTCGAACATCCCGGCGTCAGCGAAGCGGAATTGGCCTTTCTCGCCCAAGTGCCTGAACGCATTACCCAAGCCCTAGAAACTTTTTTTGCGGCCCGATCAGAACTTGACCCAGCCACGATCACCCAAGGGATTGCCGCATCAGTATTAGACAATATCGCTTCCCCCACCGCCAACCTCAACACCCTCTATGAACTTTTAGATGGACAAACCTCAATTTTTGTCCCGCTCCAGGAAGCGATGCAACAGCTCATGGAAGAACTGCAGCAAGCAGCAGCAGCCCAGAATCTCAATGAGTCATTCTTTGTCCACTACGCCCCCAATTTAGGTCGCGATCCGGCCGGCCAAGAAATTGTCTGGTTTGCAGCAGAAGCCGCCTCGGGTACCACTGATTTTCAGTTTATGCTCAAGGGGGGCATCAAAGAAGCCGGGGTGCTCGCACTGCTCAATCGCTACTATCACGATCGGACTGGCAAATATCCGCTCGGCGTGGACTTCAATGTCCGACAAGCACCGCAAAACCTCAATGATTTACTCGCCTTAGTCCAGCAAAAATTCGACCCAACACTGATGCCCACCATCGTCGGCGTCGGGGATACCGTCACCAGTCAAGCCGTTGAGTCAAATGGCACAATCACCTTTAAACGCGGCGGCAGCGATCGCAATTTCCTGCAACTCATTCAGATGCTAGGACAAGCCTTTAATACCGGCAATATCACCACCTACATCGATAGCAGCGCGGGCGAATTAAAGAACCGCAAACCCTTACCAGTTGATCCAGCGGCCCAAAAAGTCCTCGAAGGTCCCGGCGACTCACGCGATCAAACCGATCCACTCACATTAAATGTCGCCTTTCCGGGTGGTTATCGCCAGTATTCTGAGGCATTTCAGACCGCAGCGGCCCAACGCAAAACCCAGTCTTAG
- the queC gene encoding 7-cyano-7-deazaguanine synthase QueC — translation MTLKTAVVLLSGGLDSATSAAQAIADGYEVIALSLFYGQRHDCELEAAKRIVQHLKIQQHFILDVNLSQWGGSSLTDQSIEIPKTGVQADVIPSTYVPGRNTVFLSIALSLAEAQNATAIYLGINAVDYSGYPDCRPEYLAVVQQLAMLSSKAGLEGHAPQLVAPLVMDSKVDIVKRALQLGVPIALTYSCYQGAPEPCGVCDSCRIRDKALIAAGQSDLATLIGNRRAR, via the coding sequence ATGACCTTAAAAACAGCGGTTGTATTACTTTCTGGTGGACTGGATTCGGCGACTTCGGCGGCGCAAGCGATCGCCGATGGCTATGAGGTGATTGCCCTGTCGCTATTTTATGGGCAACGGCACGATTGTGAGTTGGAAGCGGCGAAGCGGATTGTACAACATTTGAAGATCCAGCAGCATTTCATTTTAGATGTGAATCTGTCGCAATGGGGTGGGTCTTCGCTGACTGATCAATCAATCGAGATTCCGAAAACGGGCGTGCAGGCGGATGTGATTCCTTCGACCTATGTGCCTGGACGAAATACGGTGTTTTTATCAATCGCGCTTTCGTTGGCAGAAGCCCAAAATGCCACCGCAATTTATTTGGGGATTAATGCGGTCGATTATTCGGGTTATCCGGATTGCCGACCAGAATATCTCGCGGTGGTGCAGCAATTAGCGATGCTCTCTTCGAAAGCGGGGCTTGAAGGTCATGCCCCGCAGCTCGTGGCCCCGTTGGTGATGGATTCGAAAGTGGATATTGTGAAACGGGCGTTGCAATTAGGTGTGCCGATCGCTTTAACCTATTCTTGCTATCAAGGTGCACCGGAACCCTGTGGGGTTTGCGATTCCTGTCGGATTCGAGATAAGGCATTAATTGCCGCTGGGCAGTCGGATTTAGCGACGCTGATCGGCAATCGTCGGGCGCGTTAG
- a CDS encoding sensor histidine kinase, with translation MGEWTLPTLFQVLSQEDQIPETAGLDLSAAQRRVRAERQWTGAIAALTEILQKLGILPGCVGGVVLSGPTPVLSQPELLKQFKAWAFTTDQSVMSLQLPSQLSSALDSIWQSANANQTLPLFPQDPLASEQFCVVVTEKFGLVLLLSEDEQGNARFTYSFVPEAIDRVWQLLRLRVVMMRPQLSEQLDELIDQFPTSPPDYRLVTQFNQLLLDNLPASTDAPVVAQPLSTKDLAAAVNQVLQREESPLPCEAAMPEESSLDVDLLQAIAHEIRTPLTTIRMLTRLLMKRKDMAADALKRLKAIDHECSEQIDRFGFIFRAVELETSASKGMALTAICLEQMFKQSIPRWQQQANQRGLHLDIVLPPQMPAVVTDSALLDQALSSLIDRAARSLPSGSTIQVEAAIAGHQLKLQVQSNLADTTQTHKPLIKSLGQMLMFQPETGNLSLNLAVTKNLFQAMGGKMTVRQRSEQDEVFTIFLPIEASKLRQ, from the coding sequence ATGGGTGAGTGGACACTGCCAACATTATTTCAAGTGCTGTCACAGGAGGATCAAATTCCTGAGACGGCAGGACTTGATCTGAGTGCGGCGCAACGGCGGGTGCGGGCGGAACGGCAGTGGACGGGGGCGATCGCGGCGCTGACGGAAATTTTGCAGAAGCTTGGGATTTTACCGGGCTGCGTTGGTGGGGTGGTTTTATCTGGTCCGACGCCGGTATTGAGTCAGCCAGAGTTATTAAAACAGTTTAAGGCTTGGGCCTTTACGACCGATCAATCGGTGATGTCGTTGCAGTTACCGTCTCAACTGTCATCGGCCCTCGATTCGATCTGGCAAAGTGCCAACGCCAATCAAACGCTCCCATTATTTCCCCAAGACCCCTTGGCGAGCGAACAATTTTGTGTTGTGGTGACTGAGAAATTCGGTCTGGTGTTGCTGCTGAGCGAAGATGAGCAAGGCAATGCCCGGTTTACCTATTCATTTGTCCCGGAGGCGATCGACCGAGTTTGGCAGTTATTGCGGTTGCGCGTGGTGATGATGCGGCCGCAGTTATCGGAGCAGTTAGATGAATTAATTGATCAATTTCCGACCAGTCCACCGGACTATCGTTTGGTGACGCAGTTTAATCAGTTGTTGCTGGATAATTTGCCTGCATCAACTGACGCCCCGGTGGTGGCTCAGCCCTTATCGACGAAAGATTTGGCCGCCGCTGTGAATCAAGTCTTACAACGTGAGGAGTCGCCTTTGCCTTGCGAGGCGGCGATGCCGGAAGAATCGAGCTTAGATGTTGATTTATTGCAGGCGATCGCCCATGAAATTCGGACACCGTTGACGACAATTCGGATGCTGACCCGGCTGTTGATGAAGCGGAAGGATATGGCGGCGGATGCGCTGAAGCGATTGAAAGCGATCGATCACGAATGTAGTGAGCAGATTGATCGCTTCGGGTTTATTTTCCGTGCCGTTGAGCTGGAAACCTCCGCGAGTAAAGGGATGGCCTTGACGGCGATTTGTTTGGAGCAGATGTTTAAGCAGAGTATTCCGCGATGGCAGCAGCAGGCGAATCAGCGAGGCTTACACCTAGATATTGTGTTGCCGCCGCAAATGCCAGCGGTCGTGACGGATTCGGCATTGCTCGATCAAGCCTTGAGTAGTTTGATTGATCGCGCAGCCCGGAGTTTACCTTCTGGAAGTACGATTCAGGTTGAGGCGGCGATCGCTGGGCACCAGCTCAAGCTTCAGGTGCAGTCGAATTTGGCCGATACAACGCAGACGCACAAGCCCCTGATCAAATCCTTGGGCCAAATGTTGATGTTCCAGCCGGAGACGGGAAATCTGAGTCTCAATTTGGCCGTGACCAAAAATCTTTTCCAAGCAATGGGCGGCAAGATGACCGTGCGTCAGCGATCAGAGCAGGACGAGGTGTTTACGATCTTTTTGCCGATCGAAGCGAGCAAGCTACGGCAGTAA
- a CDS encoding DUF1350 family protein — protein sequence MNWQEIFGNWVLMPRRPIGVIHFLGGAFVAAAPHLTYRRLLEFLHDQGYVIIATPFINTFDHEEIAETVLWSFNRALQVLHDRQNLARNLPIYGMGHSMGCKLHLLIGSLFESVERSGNMLLSFNNFAAKEAIPFMEQMSTVPMLNQFSSTMPLTEFVPSPEETNRIITKQYLVQRNLLIKFANDNLDQSLSLARLLEDIAPGMITTQRLRGNHLTPLGQGMKFQMGGAFSSIDAVGNLFQQEFFKELAQVEQTIIRWLNPAPPANLAQPDW from the coding sequence ATGAACTGGCAAGAAATTTTTGGTAATTGGGTGTTGATGCCACGCCGTCCGATAGGCGTGATTCATTTTCTCGGGGGCGCATTTGTGGCTGCCGCCCCCCACCTCACCTATCGCCGGTTACTAGAATTTCTCCATGATCAAGGCTACGTAATCATCGCAACGCCATTTATCAATACCTTTGATCACGAAGAAATTGCAGAAACCGTCCTGTGGAGCTTTAATCGTGCCTTACAAGTTCTACATGACCGACAAAACCTGGCCCGCAATCTCCCCATTTACGGCATGGGTCACAGTATGGGGTGCAAACTCCACCTATTAATCGGTAGTCTGTTTGAGTCCGTTGAGCGATCGGGCAATATGCTCTTGTCCTTCAACAACTTTGCCGCCAAAGAAGCGATTCCCTTCATGGAACAAATGAGCACGGTACCGATGCTCAATCAGTTTTCGAGCACCATGCCCCTCACCGAATTTGTCCCATCACCCGAAGAGACCAATCGGATTATCACCAAACAGTATCTTGTACAACGCAATCTCCTAATCAAATTTGCCAACGACAACCTTGACCAAAGCCTGTCCTTAGCCCGCCTGTTAGAAGATATCGCCCCAGGGATGATTACCACCCAGCGGCTCCGGGGCAACCACCTTACCCCCTTAGGTCAAGGCATGAAATTCCAAATGGGCGGCGCCTTTAGTTCGATTGACGCAGTTGGCAATCTCTTCCAGCAGGAATTCTTTAAAGAATTAGCTCAAGTCGAACAAACCATCATCCGCTGGCTTAATCCAGCGCCACCAGCTAACTTAGCTCAACCCGATTGGTAA
- a CDS encoding resolvase, which translates to MSNRKNHPMHFPEATPEKSSGLMDIDDVQRALNRSRASVYRYANTDPDEVNPPYNAKQLNAELRTAETDPLRFHPNEVARFAKDILRIRQVTIEVQNAPPDKTQQILLDILAELKSIKGLLDDHTEF; encoded by the coding sequence TTGTCTAACCGTAAGAATCATCCGATGCATTTCCCGGAAGCAACACCTGAAAAATCCTCTGGCCTGATGGATATTGATGATGTGCAGCGCGCCCTCAATCGTTCCCGCGCCTCCGTCTATCGTTATGCCAACACGGATCCAGATGAAGTCAATCCGCCTTATAACGCCAAGCAACTAAATGCGGAACTCCGCACCGCAGAAACCGATCCACTCCGCTTTCACCCGAATGAAGTTGCACGCTTCGCCAAAGACATACTGCGGATCCGACAAGTAACGATCGAAGTCCAAAATGCGCCACCCGATAAAACCCAACAAATTTTGCTGGATATCCTGGCAGAGTTGAAGAGTATTAAAGGTTTACTGGACGATCACACCGAGTTTTAG
- a CDS encoding DUF3318 domain-containing protein, whose protein sequence is MTSYAASTARAEMSELRRLKSLLPPELQSWVLVEVATAVNPPLITSEEIGRDEVEIQIDMPKWDQLAIDQRNLLFWHEVGQVQADTIPRDGWEMAALAIGLGGAVGELWVQDGLLLLLAVGLSGFAGWRLFQKNNGDKLTQEAIAADERAIQLATRFGYSLPNAYKSLGSALKTLIEQTPKKNLRSRYERRLAALKKSAQKAKSEQQQAGRSPRTQQQNSYDYDY, encoded by the coding sequence ATGACTTCCTACGCAGCATCCACGGCGAGAGCGGAGATGAGCGAACTACGCCGCTTAAAAAGCCTACTGCCGCCGGAGTTGCAAAGTTGGGTGCTAGTGGAAGTAGCAACCGCCGTTAACCCCCCTCTAATCACGAGCGAAGAAATTGGCCGGGATGAGGTGGAAATTCAAATTGATATGCCCAAATGGGATCAACTGGCAATCGACCAACGGAACTTATTGTTTTGGCATGAAGTTGGTCAAGTGCAAGCCGATACAATTCCCCGCGATGGCTGGGAGATGGCAGCATTAGCCATCGGTCTGGGCGGGGCGGTCGGTGAACTTTGGGTCCAAGATGGCTTGCTCCTGCTCCTCGCCGTTGGCTTATCCGGCTTCGCCGGTTGGCGATTGTTCCAGAAAAACAATGGCGATAAACTCACTCAGGAAGCGATCGCCGCAGATGAACGCGCGATCCAACTCGCGACGCGATTTGGCTACAGTCTGCCCAACGCCTATAAAAGTCTCGGCAGTGCCTTGAAAACTTTGATTGAGCAAACCCCGAAAAAGAACCTGCGCAGTCGTTACGAACGGCGCTTAGCCGCACTTAAAAAGAGTGCTCAGAAAGCTAAATCCGAACAGCAACAAGCAGGGCGATCGCCGCGGACGCAGCAGCAAAACTCCTACGACTACGATTACTAA
- a CDS encoding high light inducible protein: MADKKTQASVETETDDPKLGWNDYAEKLNGRFAMIGLTLLLLLEFFTRQDFFTWLGLK, encoded by the coding sequence ATGGCCGATAAAAAGACGCAAGCGTCTGTAGAAACTGAAACGGACGATCCAAAGCTCGGTTGGAATGACTATGCGGAAAAGCTGAATGGTCGTTTTGCGATGATTGGTCTGACGTTGCTACTCCTGCTGGAATTTTTCACGCGCCAAGATTTCTTTACTTGGCTGGGTTTGAAGTAA
- a CDS encoding succinate dehydrogenase/fumarate reductase iron-sulfur subunit, with protein MVDVTFKVLRQSGGDTPTWQSYRLSVQSSTTILDSLNRIKWEQDGTLAFRKNCRNTICGSCSMRINGRSALACKENVGQELNRFSDQAAPEITIEPLGNLPVIRDLVVDMKPFWKNLKAVDPYISTAARAVPEREFLQTPEARQKLDQTGNCIMCGACYSECNSVAVNPDFVGPHALAKAYRMVADNRDDATVSRLSQYNSDAGVWGCTRCNQCNQVCPMEVAPLDQISRIKQGILAREDESSSRAIRHRKQLVALVKQGGWIDERKFGFNVVADRLRDVSGLASLVPLGLRMLRKGKLPLAFEPSDGTTEVRSLIDAVQAFEAKSMQSTDSDS; from the coding sequence ATGGTAGATGTCACTTTCAAAGTACTTCGACAGTCTGGTGGGGATACCCCAACTTGGCAAAGCTATCGGTTGTCGGTGCAGTCTAGTACGACTATCTTAGATAGTCTAAATCGCATCAAGTGGGAACAAGATGGGACTTTGGCCTTTCGCAAAAACTGCCGAAATACGATTTGTGGTAGTTGCTCAATGCGAATTAATGGTCGATCGGCGCTTGCTTGTAAAGAAAATGTTGGCCAAGAACTTAACCGATTTAGTGATCAGGCTGCACCAGAAATTACGATCGAGCCCTTGGGTAATTTGCCAGTGATTCGCGATTTAGTCGTGGATATGAAGCCTTTCTGGAAGAATTTGAAAGCAGTGGATCCCTACATCAGCACAGCGGCTCGAGCCGTCCCGGAACGTGAGTTTCTCCAAACACCAGAAGCGCGTCAGAAACTTGATCAAACCGGCAATTGCATTATGTGCGGGGCTTGTTACTCGGAGTGCAATTCGGTGGCGGTAAATCCAGATTTTGTGGGTCCCCATGCGTTGGCGAAAGCTTATCGTATGGTGGCGGATAATCGGGACGATGCAACGGTCTCGCGGCTGAGCCAATACAACAGCGATGCAGGGGTCTGGGGGTGTACGCGCTGTAATCAATGCAATCAGGTCTGTCCGATGGAGGTGGCGCCGCTGGATCAAATTAGCCGGATTAAACAGGGCATTTTAGCGCGTGAGGATGAGTCAAGTAGTCGTGCAATTCGTCATCGTAAACAGTTGGTTGCTCTGGTGAAGCAGGGCGGCTGGATTGATGAACGGAAATTTGGGTTTAATGTGGTGGCCGATCGGCTGCGAGATGTGAGTGGATTGGCGAGTTTAGTTCCGCTGGGGCTAAGGATGTTGCGCAAGGGGAAGTTGCCGCTAGCGTTTGAGCCCTCGGATGGCACTACCGAAGTCCGATCGTTGATTGATGCGGTGCAGGCTTTTGAGGCAAAATCAATGCAGTCCACTGATTCTGACTCCTAA
- a CDS encoding AbrB family transcriptional regulator, which produces MAENATAPLTGKALLQKVKEFDNLRVREKAKRCGYYTAKGDTIRVDVTGFYDAVLAAKGLHLDPESARDGRGREATYRVSVHKNGQIVIGSAYTQEMGLQPGDEFIIKLGYKHIRLVQVDQEEQEEE; this is translated from the coding sequence ATGGCTGAGAATGCAACCGCGCCTCTAACCGGCAAGGCATTACTACAAAAAGTGAAAGAATTCGACAATTTGCGAGTTCGAGAGAAAGCTAAGCGCTGTGGATACTACACAGCGAAAGGCGATACTATTCGGGTCGATGTTACCGGCTTTTACGATGCAGTCTTGGCCGCAAAAGGATTACATCTCGATCCAGAAAGTGCCCGTGATGGTCGTGGTCGTGAAGCGACGTATCGGGTAAGTGTTCATAAAAACGGGCAAATCGTGATTGGCTCTGCCTATACCCAGGAAATGGGCTTACAGCCTGGCGATGAATTTATCATTAAGCTCGGTTACAAGCATATTCGTTTAGTCCAAGTCGATCAGGAAGAGCAAGAAGAAGAATAG
- a CDS encoding DUF1868 domain-containing protein produces the protein MDENYQIYLNRILRHTLPETYKAQVQHIQSSPKFCRDGQAWQPADFPGYTVVTPPGKADGKNSELYVGLTQFQEQVAQTLGAECFIPIPATSFHLTLADVIWADAYEHARKTSGFDAKLQERVAQSFLQCDPFLVGEPIRFQVVGLMVMTRAISMALAATDEVGYYNILNLRRALYQNPGLIEIGIEQQYYFTPHITLGYFGDLSTVDREQLSHQLDQLNQTWIATSQQEFWVHQAELRRFSNMTAYEREADWPTLKF, from the coding sequence TTGGACGAGAACTATCAAATTTATCTCAATCGTATTTTGAGACATACGCTACCTGAAACCTATAAAGCGCAGGTCCAGCACATCCAAAGTTCACCCAAGTTTTGCCGTGATGGCCAAGCCTGGCAGCCTGCTGATTTTCCAGGTTATACCGTGGTTACGCCGCCGGGTAAGGCGGATGGTAAAAATTCAGAATTGTATGTGGGCCTCACGCAATTTCAAGAACAAGTGGCTCAAACTCTGGGGGCGGAATGTTTTATCCCGATTCCTGCGACAAGTTTTCATCTCACGCTGGCCGATGTGATCTGGGCTGACGCCTATGAGCATGCGCGAAAAACCAGCGGCTTTGATGCTAAGTTGCAAGAGCGTGTAGCCCAGAGTTTCTTGCAATGCGATCCATTTTTGGTGGGTGAACCTATCCGGTTTCAAGTTGTTGGTTTGATGGTGATGACGCGGGCAATTTCGATGGCCCTAGCCGCAACGGATGAAGTCGGATATTACAATATTTTGAATTTAAGGCGAGCGCTCTATCAAAATCCAGGGCTGATTGAAATTGGAATTGAGCAGCAGTACTATTTCACCCCTCACATTACATTGGGTTACTTCGGTGATTTGAGTACTGTCGATCGCGAACAATTGAGCCATCAGCTTGATCAACTGAATCAAACGTGGATTGCGACGAGTCAACAGGAATTTTGGGTCCATCAGGCAGAACTCAGACGATTTTCGAATATGACTGCTTATGAACGTGAGGCGGATTGGCCCACGTTGAAATTTTGA
- the holA gene encoding DNA polymerase III subunit delta: MAIYFFWGDDDFALTQAIQKLQTDTLDPAWASFNFDRITPDQADPVELALNQAMTPPFGMGQRFVWLVDTTIAQRCSEDLLAELERTLPAIPETTTLLLSSHSKPDGRLKSTKLLKKTANVQEFGLIPPWKTDLLHRQAEKIAETYHIQLTAAAFDYLVEAVGNNTRQLHNELEKISLFADGNSQSLDVGTIAPLITTSTQSALQLSSTIRQGNTPVALELVADLLRQNEPALRIVATLIGQFRQRLWIRIMMDAGERDDKIIAQAANIGNPKQLYFLRQELASISTPQLKRAMPLLLDLEYSLKRQGAEEVAALQTKIIELCQLFKPRSTSSK, encoded by the coding sequence ATGGCAATTTACTTCTTTTGGGGTGATGATGACTTTGCTTTGACGCAAGCCATCCAAAAGTTACAGACAGACACGCTTGATCCCGCCTGGGCCAGCTTTAACTTCGATCGCATTACGCCAGACCAAGCTGATCCCGTCGAACTCGCGCTCAATCAGGCCATGACACCCCCGTTTGGCATGGGACAACGCTTTGTCTGGTTAGTCGATACAACCATTGCGCAGCGTTGTAGTGAAGATCTACTGGCAGAACTCGAACGCACATTACCGGCAATTCCCGAAACAACGACATTACTACTCAGTAGTCACAGTAAACCGGATGGTCGGCTCAAATCGACCAAACTCCTGAAAAAAACAGCGAATGTTCAGGAATTTGGCTTGATCCCTCCCTGGAAAACTGATCTGCTCCACCGGCAAGCGGAAAAAATCGCTGAAACTTATCACATTCAACTCACAGCGGCGGCCTTCGATTATCTCGTCGAAGCTGTCGGCAACAACACCCGACAACTTCATAATGAACTCGAAAAAATATCGCTCTTTGCCGATGGCAACTCGCAATCCCTTGATGTGGGAACGATCGCTCCGCTCATCACCACAAGTACCCAAAGCGCATTGCAACTATCCAGCACAATTCGCCAAGGCAATACCCCAGTCGCATTAGAACTCGTTGCCGATTTGCTACGACAGAACGAGCCCGCGCTGCGCATCGTCGCCACCTTAATCGGTCAATTTCGCCAACGCCTCTGGATTCGCATCATGATGGACGCGGGGGAACGGGACGATAAAATAATTGCTCAAGCGGCAAATATTGGGAATCCCAAACAACTTTATTTTCTGCGGCAAGAGCTTGCAAGCATTTCCACCCCGCAGTTAAAACGCGCAATGCCACTGCTGCTCGACCTAGAATACAGCTTGAAACGCCAGGGAGCCGAAGAAGTCGCAGCCCTTCAGACCAAAATTATTGAGCTATGCCAACTCTTTAAACCACGATCGACATCCAGCAAGTAA
- a CDS encoding DUF4168 domain-containing protein — protein MASKSIPPLTTQRHFLPKATKSGRLLKAWTISSLSLLTLTTTILLPSPFGQGPAALAQKSDKAILTNETLFTNYVRAAFDIEKQRRTMMGQVKQMTGGTVPGNVCVNLSKLPGGQRTLVKGICNSFAKFASTTVTKKYKLSPKQFNAFQRQTNSPAMRKRINRKIQALKLK, from the coding sequence ATGGCTTCCAAATCAATTCCCCCACTAACAACGCAGCGGCATTTCTTGCCAAAAGCAACCAAATCCGGGCGATTACTCAAAGCCTGGACAATCAGCAGCCTTTCATTACTAACATTGACGACGACCATCTTGTTGCCTAGTCCTTTCGGCCAGGGCCCGGCAGCCTTGGCCCAAAAAAGTGATAAGGCGATTCTGACAAATGAAACACTATTCACAAATTATGTTAGAGCCGCCTTTGACATTGAGAAACAGCGTCGCACGATGATGGGACAAGTGAAGCAAATGACGGGTGGAACTGTGCCCGGCAACGTCTGTGTCAATCTCAGCAAATTACCCGGCGGACAACGCACTTTAGTCAAAGGGATTTGCAATAGCTTTGCGAAGTTTGCATCCACCACTGTCACGAAAAAATACAAACTTTCTCCGAAGCAATTCAATGCATTTCAGCGGCAAACCAACAGCCCCGCCATGCGCAAGCGGATTAACCGAAAGATTCAAGCGTTGAAGCTGAAATAA
- the aroQ gene encoding type II 3-dehydroquinate dehydratase, producing the protein MASILILHGPNLNLLGRREPGVYGSASLMDVNRMLEQEAQLLGVAVAVFQSNHEGALIDQIHAALESHQGILINPGAYTHTSVALRDAIAGVNIPAVEVHLSNIHRREEFRHHSYIAPVAIGQISGFGPESYRLGLRALVTYLNQIKDTAADT; encoded by the coding sequence TTGGCGAGTATTTTGATACTTCATGGGCCGAATCTAAATCTCCTGGGTCGACGCGAGCCGGGGGTTTATGGTTCGGCTTCTTTAATGGATGTGAATCGGATGCTGGAGCAGGAAGCGCAGTTGCTGGGTGTTGCAGTGGCAGTGTTTCAATCGAATCATGAAGGAGCGCTGATTGATCAGATTCATGCAGCGCTGGAAAGTCATCAAGGGATTTTGATCAACCCTGGTGCCTATACCCATACCAGTGTGGCGTTGCGTGATGCCATTGCTGGGGTGAATATCCCAGCGGTGGAAGTTCATCTCAGTAACATTCATCGGCGCGAAGAGTTTCGACACCATTCCTATATTGCACCGGTGGCGATCGGCCAAATTAGTGGGTTTGGGCCAGAAAGTTATCGCTTGGGGTTGCGAGCATTGGTGACTTATTTAAACCAGATCAAAGATACAGCTGCCGATACCTAA